The genomic interval CATCGTTTTCTAACTAAAATAAGTGTAAAGTGGTTTGTTCCCTCTAGGATTGCAAATCATATTCATGcttttgactgattttttctTGTAAATTAACTTCCGCTGAGCAAATGCTTCGTTGTTTCTCAGAgccaaatgttttttaaaaagggtcTGTGGTCAGCAGCGGCGGTCTGTGACCCTGATTAAATCTCCTGGGTCATGGGCGGCCTTTCCTGCTCCAAAACCCCAGGTCTCCTTGCCAATCAAGGTTATGTTCCCAGCACAGCACTTAGGAGGCACACGGAAGGCTTTGTCTCTTCCCATTTGTCTCAGTACTCACTGTGCGTGACTGCAGCCAGAACACTGATGTAGCGTAGGAggcacaacacactgcagttcCAGTTCCCAGCCCTCCAACTTCACCATTAAAACAGGGCTCCTGAGCAGCGACATTGTGACCGACTCATAGATCAGCTCCTGCTGCTTGTTGTTGAAGCCGTTTCAGAATCTCTAAAGTTGTTGGCAtaccaacaacacacacacgcacacacacgcacacacacacacacgcacgcattcAGAAAGGCAGCCATGACTCAAGCATTCCTTGAGGAAAACTGTGAAGAAGGCCTGTCCCACTCTCTCTAATTATACTGGAAAGCTTAGTGAAGTGCTTGTCTTATCGTCTTTGGCCAGAGAcgatcacacattttggttttcaCTTCTGCATGAGAGCCCATAATTTCTGGGAAATGATTAAAGAGTGGGAGATGGGGGgttggctgtttgttttcttagAATTGGGGCAGTGGGGTTGGGAAGATAGCGCTGTTGGAAaccacactgacagacacagcAGACATGTGTGCTGTGCaccaagaaataaaagtaaaagcaaaGAACTCTGAACAATTCATTgtttgtcagggtttttttttttttttttttttttccgcaatAACCATATGTGTTTGCTGGAGAATTGCCCTCCTTGGTGTAAGTGACAGGAGCCAAgctattaaattaaattaaccgAATTACAGCTGctatttttctccttcatttcTTCACGTTAAAAGAAGCATACAGAAAATTAGTGTTGGTCAGCTTGCTATTCAGTTGTCAAAGAAATTCTAAAACACCCAACAACATGCTAGTTGTTGTCCAGATGAAAAGGCATTTTGAGAGCAACCAGTTCCTGTATTGTGATGTGTAATATGGAAAAAAGTGGGGTCAAACATTATGAGGAAGTTTATGTGAACATTTGAAGGCCATTTATCAATCGGGGAGAAAGAAACGATGTAGTTGCTGAAGCAGTCGACTCTAGATCTAGTCGCCTAGATTTGGACCGGTTACGCAAACCACTTTTCCAAAGTTCAGTACATTTTAACCAGAGGCCCTGTAAACACAGTAAGTGAGAAAATGGAATAAGGTGGCGAGCGGCCAATAAACAATTTATCATACTGTTGTTATGCATGGATGTCATGATATTGTTGGCTGAGATTGGTTGGTTCAAAACTATGTAagcaaaaatcacattttgttttacaggaagacattttgatACGTTTGTTTTGGCATATATTGTAAATTAGGTGCACAGAATGACTCGACTTGGTGTTATCCAAAATGTTtgaaggcattttttttttcattttgtccctcttcctgtttctcataCAGCCCTGACCAGTTTCGAGGTGGTGATCCAGTATGGACTGGCTACCCCAGAGGGCCTGGCTGTGGACTGGATAGCAGGAAACATCTACTGGGTGGAGAGCAATCTGGACCAGATCGAAGTGGCCAAACTGGATGGGACCATGAGAACCACCCTACTGGCTGGTGAGGTGGAGCACCCCAGAGCCATCGCCCTAGACCCTCGAGATGGGTAAGAAGCACAGATCTAGAGATTCTGCCACTGTAATCACCTTTTTAGAGAATAAGAAGTTATTGGAATTTCCGGTAGCATTTGTTTGAGGATGAATTCCTCCtattatgttttttctgaaaCAGATATTCTCTCATGTGATGGTATTGTACACATCAGCAGAAATCCCTCCTCACTTTGATTTATTGTCTGTTGGCAGGATTCTGTTTTGGACAGACTGGGATGCCAGTCTGCCTCGGATTGAGGCAGCATCTATGAGCGGTGAAGGCAGACGCACCATCCACAGAGAGACGGGCAGCGGTGGCTGGCCCAATGGGCTCACTGTGGACTACATGGAAAGGCGCATTGTCTGGATTGATGCCAGGTAGTGTTTGCTCTGTATATACAGAGTGCGCTCATCATGCTGCATCCACCCACTCACTCATTACATCACCCATTCGCTCagtcttttttctctttgcctgccattattacttttttgaagaaAGCCGCCGATTGCTTTGCTTATGTAAAACTGCATTGAAAGAACCAACTAGTTTAGCTGATGCACACATTATCCCTGCTTTAATGCTTCTCCAGGTCGGATGCAATCTACTCCGCTATGTACGACGGCTCCGGGCTGATTGAAGTGTTGCGGGGTCATGAGTATCTGTCCCACCCTTTCGCTGTCACCATGTATGGAGGCGAGGTCTACTGGACTGACTGGAGGACTAACACGCTGGCTAAAGCCAACAAATGGACTGGACACAACGTCACCGTAGTCCAGCGCACCAACACACAACCCTTTGACTTGCAGGTCTATCACCCGTCCAGACAACCCCAGGGTAGGTTTGCACACCAGATGCACTcactgagagagtgagagagagagagagagagagagagagagagagagagaaagagagagagagaacccaTATGTCACATTTACCCCTGCCTGCCAGGATGTCTGTCTGACTTGGGCTTTACTCAAAGGAGAAAGGCGACAAGCTCACAGTTCATTGCTGACCGTGTTGATTCACGACTCCCATTCCCCAAAGACAGCTGACCTTTTTAGAGCTGTGAGATGTGTCCTCACACCAGCAGCGATCTGGACACCTCCTGCTGCCTCGTTGATCAAAAAGTCACCTCACTGTTTGGCATTTCCCACAGGCTCGGTAGGAAATAAAACCCTCCTCCTGTGACTTAAATGTCATGTGTTGATCTCACAGACGCACGCATGATTGGCAAGATGGCACAAAGATTGTCAAAAGTGTTTTGCAGTATTGTGTCACATTGAACTGTCACCTTGATGTTTAGTAGCCAGTGGCTGTTTTGATCCcaagagtgtgtgtgggcagcAGAGAGGCAGCGGGCCCTGTAATTGGAGGCAGGAAAAGAGAGGTCTTCCAGAATTGTTGATAGACAGCTGAAACCAATGCCCACGACAGTGATGAGGAAACGGGCTGTGCTGACAGGTCTCGTAGACACTCTCACTTTCCTTGGGGGTCCACTGATTGAGAGGTCCATTAAAATAACTCTTGACTGTGATACTCTGCAAAAAACCCCGACATCATTCAATAAACTACTGGCTTAGTATGATGCTAGGATGTGTCAGCTGTTTGTGTGAATTTTCTGGAGAACTACGATTTTAACTACCTCTACAGGCATCGCAGTGTAGCAGCATATGAGTTGTGTTGCGAAAGATGATATTTCCTTTCATATCGATCCAatattgatgtttatttttagtttttttttggtgaattttgactttttgaaaAGATCTCAGGCATGGTAGATCACTGATTAATTAAGAATGACCAATCTATGCTTtttgaaagtgtttgtgtgtctttcacCACATCTCCTTTTCTCTCAATCTCAGCTCCAAACCCGTGTGCCACCAGCGATGGTAAGAGCCCTTGCTCTCACCTCTGTCTTATCAACTTCAACCAGACCTTCTCCTGCGCCTGCCCTCACCTCATGAAGCTGCAGCCTGACAAACGCACTTGCAAAGGTAATGACGGATACTTTTAACTCACAAACGCGTGTGCCTACAGACTTTATCTCTTACCTCGAAAAATAACACTCAAGCAGAGAGTGTACATGCAACGCTGTCATGTGAAATCCATGTCATCAAGTCGCAAGAAACAGGCTCTTTGTCTGGAGGATTGTCATCGCTGTCATGGCTGCTGTGGTGCGCCGCTTAGCTTCCGAATTTGACATCAGCGCCATTAGCTGTCATCTCTTATGACAGAGGATCTGATTACATCTCCTGTTTGCGCACTGCGGCTCAGCTCTCgcatttccatttcatttcctATAAAAGGCTGTCAGAAGTGACGCATTGAGGTCTTCATTTATTGCAAACGTGATTTCAGGAGTGGATTTCATGATGGTTTTGAGGGGTAGCTGAGGGGATTTGTATGCATGTTTGTCTATATGTCTAAATGTTAAGCATTCTACTGAACAATCAGCTGTGTCAATTCAAGGATGATCGGATTAGAGGGGATTGTGGCTCATGCATTACCCATAATCTCAGGAATCTTCAGTGTCAACCAGACTTGAAACTGGTAACTGTCCATACTgtccatatttatttatttatttttttagagtCCCGCAAGTTCCTTCTATACGCCCGTCAGATTGAGATCCGTGGTGTAGACATTGACAACCCCTACTACAACTACATCATCTCCTTTACCGTGCCGGACATAGACAACGTGACAGTAGTGGACTATGACGCCGTGGAGCATCGCATCTACTGGTCAGACGTCCGAACACAGACAATCAAGAGAGCTTTCATTAACGGCACAGGGGTGGAGACAGTTGTGTCTGCTGGTAAGAACAATTAGAATGGAATTTTTCCGTTGTAGATAACTTTCTGTATCTGTCTGAAAATCAGAAATGCTAAAATTTTCCATTCTGGTTCTGTCGTTTTCCAGACCTTCCTAACGCTCATGGGCTGGCAGTAGACTGGGTGTCCAGGAACCTCTTCTGGACCAGCTATGATACCAATAAGAAGCAGATCAATGTGGCCAGACTAGACGGATCCTTCAAGAACGCTGTCATCCAAGGCTTAGACAAGCCCCACTGTCTGGTGCTGCATCCTCTACTGGGGTGAGTCTTCTCTTCAGTTCGGCTTACCTTTAGTTCAAGATGTTTCGTTCTCTCTgcgatgctttttttttttgttttccatttcacaCAATGACTAAATCTCTAGATTTACCGAGATATTAGTCCCTCTCTATGTCTCATAACATTCATATCCCTCCTCAGGAAGCTGTACTGGACTGACGGTGACAACATAAGTATGGCTAACATGGACGGTAGCAaccacaccacacttttcaccAATCAAAAAGGACCAGTAGGTGAGCACGTGTCCTCTACTGCCAAAAATAACTGACTGCGAAATAACACTCAATCTCTATTAACTACTGGGCGAAAGCAGAGATTAAGCATATTAGTGTAAGAGATTTATATGTATAATAGCATTATTATTCTTTCCACTCAGGCCTCTCTATTGACTATGAAAATGAGCAGCTGTACTGGATAAGCTCAGGAAACGGCACCATTAACCGCTGTCAGCTGGATGGAACGAAGCCGGAGATCCTGGAAGGTGTTAAAGGCAAACTTACCAAGGCTACAGCACTGGCTATAATGGGTAAGATGAAAAAGATTCAACTTAATTTCAAATTTTCCTGATCTGATAGTTAATAGTCATCCTATTGCTGATTAAAGTTTTGAAAATtcattttagtgtgtttttcagTTAAGTTAAGATGCTTGAATTTGAATATACTCCAACATAATCTGGTgtctcaaaataataataagctttaatatttgaaatgaaatgatccCCTTGTCCTATGTGTTGTTGTCTCCTGGCATCAAAATTAGCAAGACTTTAATAATCATGATCAAAACACACGCATACATACAAAGATATGAATCCATTTCCCTCACTGTAGGAGACAAACTGTGGTGGGCCGACCAGGGAACTGACCAGATAGGAACATGTGACAAGAAGGACGGAGGAAACTGGAAGGTTTTGCGAAACAACACGTCTCCTATGATGCACATGAGGATCTATGATGAGGACGTgcagaaaggtaaaaaaaaaaacaactaatgaaTCTAAAAGTCGTTCTGTATCATGAAAGAGTTGGAAAGCCAATTTCAATTCAGTTCACTTTGGTGTCGTGTTCTGAGGCTCAACAAGTTGTGCTATATTTGGTGTAAaaccacaaaagaaaaatatttctctttctttttgtgcttCACTGaatttctctctttcctttagCGGGTATCAACCTTTGCAGTAACAACAATGGAGACTGCTCCCAGCTGTGTCTGCCCACCTCTCATACAACCAGGGCCTGCATGTGCACTGCTGGATACAGCCTGAAGACAGGACAGCAGTCCTGCGAGGGTAAGACTCCGCTTCACAgacacagtcacacatacagtagGAATGCAGTAAACAAAACCGTACTGTCCTGTCTGTGAGCAGGTATGGGCTCCTTCCTGCTGTACTCTGTTCATGAGGGAATCAGAGGAATTCCACTCGACCCGGCAGACAAATCTGACGCCTTGGTGCCAGTGTCTGGCACCTCTCTGGCCGTCGGCATCGACTTCCACGCTGGTGAGTGAGCTGCTGAGAGACCTCAGTAACTAGATGGCCTTGCTTGagtgacattttaaagctgtCATTATCTCGGGGAAGTAAGTATTTATAGGCTGATGCAAAAGATGTCTTCATTTTCAGAGAATGACACCATCTACTGGGTAGACATGGGTCTGAGCACCATCAGCAGGGCTAAGAGAGACCAGACATGGAGAGAAGATGTGGTTACCAATGGCATTGGCAGGGTGGAGGGCATCACAGTCGACTGGATAGCAGGTCTGGTCATAACAGATTTGAAATTGAATTAATTTGCGCATGCTACATTTACACTAGCACAGATGAAGGAACACGTTTCTGATTTGCATCCATGTGCTTTTGTAGGAAATATTTACTGGACTGATCAGGGCTTTGACGTGATCGAGGTGGCCAGGCTGAATGGCTCCTTCCGCTATGTTGTCATTTCCCAGGGCCTGGACAAGCCCAGAGCCATCACTGTCCACCCAGTTAAAGGGTGAGGCTGCATGCCAACAGTTTAAATCTGCTGCCTTTGGCTTCTCGCATTATAGCTTTATCCACGCTACCATATCATTAAATGCACTTTTAAATCATCTCGTGTGTCTCCCTGCTTGCAGCTATCTGTTCTGGACTGAGTGGGGTCAGTACCCTCGTATTGAGCGCTCTAGGTTGGATGGTACCCAGAGGTTGGTCCTCGTCAATGTGAGCATCAGTTGGCCCAATGGAATCTCCATCGACTACGAGGTGTGGACCACAGCTTCAAAAAAATGTTAACCATTATTAATGTGTCAAGTCTTTTTCACTGGCCAGATTTTCTTTTATGCAACAATGCCCTATGGATTcataaattaaatttaaattgtgATATGTAATTTACTGTAATTAATGTAGCCACAATTGCAGTTCAATTTTGTTTGTGAATTCTACCAGTCCCTCATACTACTTTATCTGTCTAATGTATGTAATATATCTTATAATTTAGCTTTAGGGCTGCTAAAAGTTCAAATGTTTGCTAATTCTGGTCACCTTAATATAataacatgtaaaaacaatCCACTATTGTAAAATACAGCCTTTGCGTGTTTGTGAATTAACCTCATACCATCCCTGATACTTATTTGGTTTAACTaccattttcaaaatgtgaCCTTCACTAAATAGTCagcattgttttatttctgcctCGTTCTTGCAGGAGGGTCTGCTGTATTGGTGCGATGCCAGGACAGACAAGATTGAGCGCATCAACCTGGAGACTGGAGAGAACAGGGAGCTGGTGCTGGCCAACAACAACATGGACATGTTTGCTGTGTCCGTTTTTGAGGAATACATCTACTGGAGTGACAGGTCCGTTCAATGGTGAAATAATTTGCTTATTGAAGCATCTTTTTTTCCATTGCTCGATTGTCTAGTCATAGTTGTTAATACATAACAGCTTGTGATTCATCATATTGCATCATTCAGTTAAGTGACTCAGTAGCTTTGTCGTCTTTCATTTAGGACTCATGCCAACGGCTCCATTAAGAGAGGCAGCAAAGACAACGCTACAGATGCACTGCAGCTCAGGACTGGCATCGGTGTGCAGCTGAAAGACATCAAGGTGTTCAACAGGGCCAGGCAGCAAGGTAGGAacatgcacaaaacacacaaataagcTTTTTTGCTATGAAGTCTGGCAAAAATGTCTTAACAGGAGCAGCCTTTGTAGCTGCTCAGttgtatttaaaaatatataagtattttaaagaaaagaaattgaTAGACATGGgttattaaaatgaaatgtatatattGTGGGcaagaatgtaaattaaaattgttttatattttttttaaaaggtgggAAATGTTCATACATTGAAGCCTCCCTCTTATTGCTCGCTGGTTCTAATAAAAATTCTCATTGTTGTAATAAAAATTAACCCTAATCCCAGTCTCAAACTATGACGTGTTGGGTCCTTGAATTTGAGGAAAATGATCCTGGAAAGTTTGATTTTTAAGAAGGTTTGGAACCTTGACAATTCTAAAATATAACGTTTATCTCTCAACTTAATCACGACCCTCCAGGAATCgatgaaatgctgtttttaaacCTTCTCATTATTTAGCAACACATCACATAAACATGTCATGCTCTCCACAGGCACCAACGTGTGCAAAGACAACAACGGTGGCTGTGAACAGCTGTGTCTTTTCCGTGGCAACACTGATCGCACCTGCGCCTGTGCTCACGGCATGCTGGCAGAGGACAACCGCAGCTGTCGCGACTACGATGGATACCTGCTGTACTCGGAGCGTACCATACTGAAGAGCATCCATCTGTCAGATGAGACTAACCTCAACGCGCCAATAAAGCCGTTTGAGGACCCGGACCACATGAAGAATGTCATCGCCCTCAGCTTTGACTATCACGGTGGTGGAGGCAAGGGAGCCAACCGCATCTTCTTCAGTGACATCCACTTTGGCAACATCCAGCAGATCAACGATGATGGCACAGACCGCAAGATTGTGGTGGACAGTAAGTATGAAGCCATCCATCACTTGTCATTTCTTTTCAACACATCTAAACCCTGCAAAGCATTCACCTAAAGCTTTCCCTCCACTTTGACTCTCTACATAATATTTCTCCTGTGCTGACTTGTGGTACCATTTCTTATATCCCGCCCATTAATAATTGAATGTTGTCCCTCGTCTCCTCAACACTGTAAACAGCCATCATCGCACATTTTGACAACATGTGCACCCGAGAGGATCCGCTGCAATGtacacacagctgcagcctcTCAACTAAAGGAGATTGACATCACTTAGGGCTGCCACTTGAAGGAGACACACTTTTGCACACaaacgcacccacacacacaggcacacacatacacacacacacacacacaccacgcacacgcacacacaggcacacacactcttactgaGCTTTTTGCTTGTTTCAACACTCAAGTGTCTTTTAAATCCCACTCTCGTTAAATGTTTCAGGAGTAGGTTGTTGAACTCCATCCAGAAAAGCATCACATCTAAAAGCCCTGGACCAAAGCTGTTCTTAGCCAGCAATATTAAAAACACTAATTCTTTGATAGGAAAGACTGGAAAACAAGTAGAGTGCATGGGGTTAGTGTGTTTATTGATGTTGCATTGATATGAGGGTTTTGACGAGACTGTGGAAATGATGACACACAGCTAGGTCAGAGAAGTCACTATCAGTTCCAGATGAGACTTAGTAAAACATGATATTATCATAACACGATTTTTTAGTGATCACATGATATGATCATCAGTCCCTTTTTATGttgcacataaaacaaaaacaacatttttggtgGAGCGTGGAGGGCgagttgaggagtctcacaccctgaggaaagaagctgctctgtagtttgTTGGTATGGCAGCAGATGCTCCTGTCTTTCTTGCGAGACGGGCGACGGGTGAATCGGCTGTTGCTAgggtgggtgtgtttttttctgtcctggGGATTCTGCGAAGGAGCCACATGTCGCcgatatcactgatgctcagtAGATGGGCACTAATGATGTCAGAATAAAGCCAAGGAAATTGTAtagaaaaactgaataaatgaataacagGGTTTTTAGATCACACGCGAAGAGGTTTACCTGATTTGATACACAACAATGGAGTTAAATCCACTGCATTTAACATCACTTCGAGTCCTGCATATTTAATCTTGCATACATTGCCCTACAGGGATATATAAACATATAGAGACATAAAAATATATTCTTTAATATAACAAGTCATATTGCTGAGCCCTAGTTCCAGACTGAAGTGAGCATTGAGGTAGTAGTGTCTCTTTTTGGCTAAAGTGTCAGTTTTGGCCAATTTCTGAAGTTGTGTCCAGCTCAAAGGGCTGCACCATGTCCCTGCCCGACACACACGGGCATCCAATCAGACAGCTTTTGCACCATGCCCAGCGTCCTCTCCCCAGCTCTAGTAAGTCGCGTCTAAACTTCTgagacataaacacatacagcacAGGGTTCACCACTGCTACTGAGGATGCCAACAGTCTGGCCAGGATAGCAATGGTATTGTATCCAGGTGAACCTGATAGTGTTCCTCCAAGGAAGGAGAACATGAGGGCGTAGGAGGGCAGCCAGAGGAGAGTGAAGACGAGGACAAGGAGAGCTGAAGTGTGAGTGACCTGGCTCTGGTAGCGCTCCAGCTGGGGAGCGTTCCCCAGCAGGCGTGCATGTCGGAGAAAACAGTAGATCTTGGCATACATCAGTACAATGATGCCCAGCGGTAGAGCAAATCCGAACAGGAAGAGGGCGATGCTGTAGACCAGCTGGCTAAAGTCGGACAGGAAGGCAAAGCAGTACACGGAACTGGTCGCTTTGATTGTGCGAAAGGCAAACTGTGGCGCTGCCAAGGCCATGGCAGGGACCCAGAGCAGAGGGACAGTCAGCTTTATGCGTCGGTGCATTCTGGAGCGGAACGTCCAGGTGGGGTGTACCACTGTGAGGTAACGCGTCACAGCCAAAGCTGCCAGGGTAAAGACTGAGGCGGCTGAGCAGGCAACGCCCAGAAAACTGATGGCCTTGCAAAGGAAGCCGCCAAAGGGCCAGAAGCCCAGGGTGATGGCAGAGGTGTGGAAGGgcaagcagagcagcagcagcaggtcagcagCACTCAGAGCCAGCAGCAGGGTGTCTGTACCGTGCGGGGGTTGACtttccttcttcctcctgcCTGTGAGAATGGTGATCACGAGAGTTTGGCCTACCAGGCCAGTCACCAGGATCAGCCCGTCCAGGATGGGCACCAGGGTCTTAACAAAAGCCTCGTCTACCTTGTTCATGTCGTCAAGACCGCTGCTGTTTTCTTGCTGCCCCAAAGTCTCCATgcattcacaataaaagtcaacTGAGTAATGAATCTAGTTGCCTGGTAATGTTAGGCATTGGAACAGCATGGTCACAGGTATGAACACACTCCATTAAGTGCTTGCATAATGGTAGCAATTAGTCAAGCAGTTAACATCGCACTGGTCAGTTGACTTCGTCATTGAGGTTTAATCTGCGCTCTCAAAGGAAAAGAGAATTGAAAGGGCATATTAACTTTAATTTTAGCTGTCAGGAATTGATTTTCAAGTGCCCAGAGatactttaaaatgaatgagccacacatgctgctgtttgtgtctgaaTGAATCACTCTAAAATGTCACCTTCACCATTTCCTGGCTGTTTGAAGAGACTGCTTAAAGATATCAGACACGGCACTCTCATCTGAAAGGAAAATTGTCTCTTAAAATGTGCTGTTCTCCAGTTTTACTCAGGATAAAAATATTATAAACATGACCTTAAAGAGCAGTCCTTGCGCACCGGCTTTCCTCTGGCTGCATCAGCATGTCCTTCATTATCCAAGGGAAGAGCGGTTTGGGTCAAATCCGTAGGGGTGTCAGCGCAGCCGTTACTCTGTGGCTGTATTGATTTGTTGAAACCAAGCAACAGAGGACAAATTCATCCCGGTTGTTGCTAACAGACATTCCACTTTAAAAGGCAGTCGATGCTACTTGATGCTAAGTGGTCGCTGCTCCAGGAGGCATCTTGTCCATTTAGAAGCTCTTCAGAGGCTTGCAACCTGTAGCCCTCGCCAGCAGAGAAGTTACTGTACACATAACATGACCTTCAAGCGTTGGGGAAAAAAGTAAGTAATTAATGatcggagggaaaaaaaagcttctgAAGTGTCACTTGGATTACTTCTCCTGTGACAGTCGGGGACGCTCTGTTCTGAGTGGCAAAAGTCTTCCCGACAGGTTTTCACCACTGTTTGCACAGTAACCAGGGGCTGAGCTGATCTCAGCAAGGGGAGGGGAGACTGTGTTCTTTCTTATTAC from Sparus aurata chromosome 7, fSpaAur1.1, whole genome shotgun sequence carries:
- the LOC115585471 gene encoding galanin receptor type 1, yielding METLGQQENSSGLDDMNKVDEAFVKTLVPILDGLILVTGLVGQTLVITILTGRRKKESQPPHGTDTLLLALSAADLLLLLCLPFHTSAITLGFWPFGGFLCKAISFLGVACSAASVFTLAALAVTRYLTVVHPTWTFRSRMHRRIKLTVPLLWVPAMALAAPQFAFRTIKATSSVYCFAFLSDFSQLVYSIALFLFGFALPLGIIVLMYAKIYCFLRHARLLGNAPQLERYQSQVTHTSALLVLVFTLLWLPSYALMFSFLGGTLSGSPGYNTIAILARLLASSVAVVNPVLYVFMSQKFRRDLLELGRGRWAWCKSCLIGCPCVSGRDMVQPFELDTTSEIGQN